The nucleotide sequence TGGCATTGGAGTGCTCCTCAATGTGAGCATAATAAGTAAGGTGAGCATCACTGTTAAAACAACCTTCTTAACACAGAACAGCTGTGTGTTTCAACATGAACCACTGTACGTTTCTATGTAACCCTCAGAGACTAAGTCCAAATGAAGCAGGTACAATGTTCAACCTCCTCTGAATCCGACAGATCCACCTGCCTTTTCTCACTACAAAATCTCACAACTAACAACATTTCACTGACCAACATCTATACGACTGCTATCCTGCTACACATGCCAGTGTGCTGGATATGCAAGTCAAACCAGCTATTCACCACTACTGCCAGTATATGTGCAGAAACTAGCACTAGCCTATACCTGTCCATTACCCGATCCATTCTACATGCCTCACATTGTCAAACCTTTCCTCCCTTGGATTTTACCTAGTCTTTTAATGTATTTTCTAACGGGGAATTTTGCAATATCATTTTCAATTTCAATCCCCACATGTTATTTAAAGTCCAATAAAATTAAGACAAAATAGAACATAAGACATCAACTGTCAACAATGGTACGTACATCGACCTTATTCTGATTCAACATATAGTCACTCCACTATGCTCTGTGCATCAGGTCATCAGAGTGACACATAGTCTTGAATGGAGTCCATCAGATTTCATCTCAGTTTATGACACTGAAGTACGGATGCCATAAGAGGAACTCAAAGTGATCCATTTTCAGTTTTTCCTGTGGAGTGCTTCGTTCGCACCAGTCAAAGTCTTTTAAGCTGAAGCCCATCAGAATCCTGCTCCGGCCTGCAGTAACAGAGGACAACCCTTGGTGCTTGGTGTTCCAGTACACTCTTAACAACTTAgtcattacgaaacttctattagatcaaataaacctcacgtagcaaataagccattcattttttgttgaccaaattcgacactctcattgaccaacatacaaaaactccttgctggagggagacagattttccgccGAATTGGGCTTCTCTCTTCCTGAGTCTACTCAACGCTCCGACTCCGTGCCATTATTATTACACAAACAGCAGACTAAAAGCAGATCAGGATCAGTTTTGTGTTTGTCCTCCAGTTGGTAAAAACACACGTTCCATTATAAAAGCTGTTTCTAGATCTGTAGTGTATTGGGCCCTTGCTTTCTCGCGATAACATGTCGGGCTGCGTACATgatctgatctacaaatcacctcaaCTGGCGCACACTGGCTTTCTTTTATATGTATTCTTCACAGATCAGCGAATCTGCGCAGGACCACCCCGGTTCCGGGTCCAAACGGCCGCAAAGCACGCTGGGACTTCCTTTCTTCCTGAGGCCATATTGGAGCGAGAAGCTTGTAAGTTCAGCTCTGGGTTTATTCTTTAAAATAAATCTATTTAGGCCATTTTGGTGCACGTCGCCCGGTTGATCACTAACGTAAGATTGTCCAATCTTAAATGTTGTGTTCAGGTTGGCCAGAACGGACTAGACCGCAGCTATGGTGGCCGCAAAGAAGACGGTGAGTCGATCTGTCGTGAACGCATGCATGGTGGCAGCGTGGTGCTATCTGGGCTTACACGTTTTTATTAACTGTCGATGTGGCCCGTACATATGTTTAACTTGCTCCAACCTACCATTTTCTAATTTCCAGGACATGTCTAGCTTTAATTGTTGCCAACTTGCTTAATCTAGCCAGATAGCTAGCTCTATCATAACCTTCACCGACTTGCCGGTTAGCAACTCGTTAACTAGTTAGCCAAACGGCAAGTTGAATGattgctttgggggtattttgacATTTTAGTTGGCTAATCAAGAAACGCTATGTAACAGTACAGTCATCGGAAATATTGTGTCTGATGTgtgttatctatgcatagtccctttacccctacctacatgtctgtttattatctatgcatagtccctttacccctacctacatgtctgtttattatctatgcatagtccctttacccctacctacatgtctgtttattatctatgcatagtccctttacccctacctacatgtctgtttattatctatgcatagtcactttaccccctacctacatgtctgtttattatctatgcatagtcactttacccctacctacatgtctgtttattatctatgcatagtccctttacccctacctacatgtctgtttattatctatgcatagtccctttacccctacctacatgtctgtttattatctatgcatagtcactttaaccctacctacatgtatgtttattatctatgcatagtccatttacccctacctacatgtctgtttattatctatgcatagtcactttacccctacctacatgtctgtttattatctatgcatagtccctttacccctacctacatgtctgtttattatctatgcatagtccctttaccccctacctacatgtctgtttattatctatgcatagtccctttacccctacctacatgtctgtttattatctatgcatagtccctttacccctacctacatgtctgtttattatctatgcatagtccctttacccctacctacatgtctgtttattatctatgcatagtccctttacccctacctacatgtctgtttattatctatgcatagtccctttaccccctacctacatgtctgtttattatctatgcatagtccctttacccctacctacatgtctgtttattatctatgcatagtccctttacccctacctacatgtctgtttattatctatgcatagtccctttacccctacctacatgtctgtttattatctatgcatagtccctttacccctacctacatgtctgtttattatctatgcatagtccctttacccctacctacatgtctgtttattatctatgcatagtccctttacccctacctacatgtctgtttattatctatgcatagtccctttacccctacctacatgtacaaattacctcgaccatcctgtacccccgcacattgactcggaaccggtaccccctgtatatagactcgttattgttatgtcattttatggttactttttattttatttttttactttagtttatttagtaaatattttcttcactctatttcttgaactgcattgttggttaagggcttgtaaagtaagcatttcatggtaaggtctacacctgttgtattctgccatgtgacaaatacaatttgatttgataaatccagttagctagttaacagcTCTTCTGCAATGCAATGGTGGCGTGTATAACTAGTTATCTACTCAGCGGggtggcttgtggaatgttgaTAGTGGATGAAGAAATAAACTAGCTTGTTTTATGTACTCAAATCACATGCATCTCAATTAGAAGACCAAATAACATGTTTGGTTCATAGTTCACCAAAATGTTTGTCATTTAACACAATTGTTTCTTTGGTGGCAGAAAAAGTCCCTGGAGTCCATCAACTCCCGTCTCCAGCTGGTGATGAAGAGCGGTAAATACGTTCTGGGATACAAGCAGTCTCAGAAGATGATCCGCCAGGGCAAAGCCAAGCTGGTCATCCTGGCCAACAACACACCTGCCCTCAGGTAACTAAGGCCTGCATTACAATTATTTAGCGGTATTAGCTGATGTTAAAGCTATCACTGATACATTTGGTGAGCTAaagttttgcaatggaaaacctTTACGTCAAatggaaaacgttttgcaacgaaaactAGAGTtgctattggacaaattcatgtAGGTCTCTTCCACGTTTGGTTCCTAGAGTAAATAGTTAACAGGTTCCGTTGCAAAGCATTTTGTAACGGAATCCGattaatgaatacaacccagatCCCTCATCCACCATAGTGTCTGGAACCATGTGGAACAGACCACGTGAAAGGATGATCAAAGCCAGCCCAGTAGTTAGTCTTGGCATGATGACTTCTTCCTAATGGGGCCCCAGTAAAGCCAGCCCAGTAGTTAGTCTTGGCATGATGACTTCTTCCTAATGGGGCCCCAGTAAAGCCAGCCCAGTAGTTAGGCTTGGCATGATGACTTCTTCCTAATGGGGCCCCAGTAAAGCCAGCCCAGTAGTTAGGCTTGGCATGATGACTTCTTCCTAATGGGGCCCCAGTAAAGCCAGCCCAGTAGTTAGGCTTGGCATGATGACTTCTTCCTAATGGGGCCCCAGTAAAGCCAGCCCAGTAGTTAGGCTTGGCATGATGACTTCTTCCTAATGGGGCCCCAGTAAAGCCAGCCCAGTAGTTAGGCTTGGCATGATGACTTCTTCTAATGGGGCCCCAGTAAAGCCAGCCCAGTAGTTAGGCTTGGCATGATGACTTCTTCCTAATGGGGCTCCCAGTAAAGCCAGCCCAGTAGTTAGGCTTGGCATGATGACTTCTTCCTAATGGGGCCCCAGTAAAGCCAGCCCAGTAGTTAGGCTTGGCATGATGACTTCTTCCTAATGGGGCCCCAGTAAAGCCAGCCCAGTAGTTAGGCTTGGCATGATGACTTCTTCCTAATGGGGCCCCAGTAAAGCCAGCCCAGTAGTTAGGCTTGGCATGATGACTTCTTCCTAATGGGGCCCCAGTAAAGCCAGCCCAGTAGTTAGTCTTGGCATGATGACTTCTTCCTAATGGGGCCCCAGTAAAGCCAGCCCAGTAGTTAGTCTTGGCATGTTGACTTCTTCCTAATGGGGCCCCAGTAAAGCCAGCCCAGTAGTTAGGCTTGGCATGATGACTTCTTCCTAATGGGGCCCCAGTAAAGCCAGCCCAGTAGTTAGGCTTGGCATGATGACTTCTTCCTAATGGGGCCCCAGTAAAGCCAGCCCAGTAGTTAGGCTTGGCATGATGACTTCTTCCTAATGGGGCCCCAGTAAAGCCAGCCCAGTAGTTAGGCTTGGCATGATGACTTCTTCCTAATGGGGCCCCAGTAAAGCCAGCCCAGTAGTTAGGCTTGGCATGATGACTTCTTCCTAATGGGGCCCCAGTAAAGCCAGCCCAGTAGTTAGGCTTGGCATGATGACTTCTTCCTAATGGGGCTCCCAGTAAAGCCAGCCCAGTAGTTAGGCTTGGCATGATGACTTCTTCCTAATGGGGCCCCAGTAAAGCCAGCCCAGTAGTTAGGCTTGGCATGATGACTTCTTCCTAATGGGGCCCCAGTAAAGCCAGCCCAGTAGTTAGGCTTGGCATGATGACTTCTTCCTAATGGGGCCCCAGTAAAGCCAGCCCAGTAGTTAGGCTTGGCATGATGACTTCTTCCTAATGGGGCCCCAGTAAAGCCAGCCCAGTAGTTAGGCTTGGCATGATGACTTCTTCCTAATGGGGCCCCAGTAAAGCCAGCCCAGTAGTTAGGCTTGGCATGATGACTTCTTCCTAATGGGGCCCCCAGTAAAGCCAGCCCAGTAGTTAGGCTTGGCATGATGACTTCTTCCTAATGGGGCCCCAGTAAAGCCAGCCCAGTAGTTAGGCTTGGCATGATGACTTCTTCCTAATGGGGCCCCAGTAAAGCCAGCCCAGTAGTTAGTCTTGGCATGATGACTTCTTCCTAATGGGGCCCCAGTAAAGCCAGCCCAGTAGTTAGTCTTGGCATGTTGACTTCTTCCTAATGGGGCCCCAGTAAAGCCAGCCCAGTAGTTAGGCTTGGCATGATGACTTCTTCCTAATGGGGCCCCAGTAAAGCCAGCCCAGTAGTTAGGCTTGGCATGATGACTTCTTCCTAATGGGGCCCCAGTAAAGCCAGCCCAGTAGTTAGGCTTGGCATGATGACTTCTTCCTAATGGGGCCCCAGTAAAGCCAGCCCAGTAGTTAGGCTTGGCATGATGACTTCTTCCTAATGGGGCCCCAGTAAAGCCAGCCCAGTAGTTAGGCTTGGCATGATGACTTCTTCCTAATGGGGCCCCAGTAAAGCCAGCCCAGTAGTTAGGCTTGGCATGATGACTTCTTCCTAATGGGGGCCCCAGTAAAGCCAGCCCAGTAGTTAGGCTTGGCATGATGACTTCTTCCTAATGGGGCCCCAGTAAAGCCAGCCCAGTAGTTAGGCTTGGCATGATGACTTCTTCCTAATGGGGCCCCAGTAAAGCCAGCCCAGTAGTTAGGCTTGGCATGATGACTTCTTCCTAATGGGGCCCCAGTAAAGCCAGCCCAGTAGTTAGGCTTGGCATGATGACTTCTTCCTAATGGGGCCCCAGTAAAGCCAGCCCAGTAGTTAGGCTTGGCATGATGACTTCTTCCTAATGGGGCCCCAGTAAAGCCAGCCCAGTAGTTAGGCTTGGCATGATGACTTCTTCCTAATGGGGCCCCAGTAAAGCCAGCCCAGTAGTTAGGCTTGGCATGATGACTTCTTCCTAATGGGGCCCCAGTAAAGCCAGCCCAGTAGTTAGGCTTGGCATGATGACTTCTTCCTAATGGGGCCCCAGTAAAGCCAGCCCAGTAGTTAGGCTTGGCATGATGACTTCTTCCTAATGGGGCCCCAGTAAAGCCAGCCCAGTAGTTAGGTATTGATTGATTAGATATTGAATAAGTCATATTGATTGATTTAGATATTGAACAAGTCATATTGCATTGACCAAATAACTATATCAAGTGTTGCTTGTGCGTTcttatgttttttttatgtaGTCCTCCCACAAAGGCGCACCTGTATTGGTCTGCTTGCAGGTGCGTAAGAACCGGAGGAACATTAAAATGATTTGGTGTTACTGGCTGCACCTGCAGTTGGTCATTCAGCCAATCAGACACCTTGAGAAAACAACCGGTACAACTACAGCGTTAGACTGAAGTGGATCACTGTTACGTTGTCTCCCTTCACACAACGGAAACATGTTACGTTGCAGTGTAGCTTGTGCTCATGTTGCTTTCCCCTCACTCCGAAAAGGATCATGTTTAATTGAATGGTGATATATAAAAACATGTATGGTTTGTTCAGAATGTTGCTGCCTGCGTTTCCTGCGGTCACCCTTTGCTAAAAGGTATTTCTGGTTCCGCAGGAAGTCTGAAGTGGAGTACTATGCCATGTTGGCCAAGACTGGCGTCCATCACTACAGCGGGAACAACATCGAGCTGGGCACAGCCTGCGGAAAGTACTTCAGGGTGTGCACACTGGCCATCATCGACCCCGGTGAGTGTCTGGGTGTCCTGTTTACCACGGCCATTCtgttgatgtattgttgtctgCAGAGTTGGACAATCCTTTAGTAGTGAGCAGTTTGATACAGTTTAGTCTTCATCCGTACATTATCATTGTTTTCAAAGATGACATGAACATCTGAGGAGAATGGTGAAAATGTCTGAATGTAGAATAAACCGTATCAAACTGCTCTACTTTCAAATGACATGAGCATGTTTAATTTAATCGTTTTGTAATCGCGAATGTGTAGATATTTTTCTTTCACTGCTGCTCACAAATTTGCCCGTTGTGAATTTTTGCGCCTGGTGGTCTGACTAGCACTAGTGATTCACTAGATAAACGCCCAATGGAGCGTTTACCTGAACTGACTGGCCTCTCTAGCCAGTTACTTCCTGCTTCATTGGTGACAATGCCTTAGTTCTCCTGAAGTTAAACGCACTAcacagaaatcgctccaccatttcccggttgctaaaattctaatagtttgcctaacccggacgcttataagaaatcccgctatgccctccgacgaaccatcaaacaggcaaagagtcaatacaggactaagattgaatcgtactacaccggctctgacgctcgtcggatgtggcagggcttgaaaactattacagactacaaagggaagcactgccgcgagctgcccagtgacacaagacttccagacgagctaaaccacttctatgctcgcttcgaggcaagcaacactgaagcatgcatgagagcaccagctgttccggatgactatgtgatcacgctctccgtagccgatgtaagacttttaagcaggtcaacattcacaaggccgcagggccagactgattaccaggacgtgtactccgagcatgtgctgaccaactggcaagtgtcttcactgacatttttaacctctccctgtctgagtctgtaataccaacatgtttcaagcagaccaccatagtccctgtgcccaagaacactaagataacctgcctaaatgactaccgacccgtagcactgacgtctgtagccatgaagtgctttgaaaggctggtcatggctcacatcaacaccattatcccagaaactctagacccactacaatctgcataccgccccaacagatccacagatgatgcaatctctattgcactccacactgccctttcccacctggacaagagaaacacctacgtgagaatgctattcattgactacagctcagtgttcaacaccatagtgccctcaaaagctcatcactaagctaaggatcctggaactaaacacctccctctgcaactggatcctggacttcctgacgggccacccccaggtggtaagggtaggtaacaacacatctgccacgctgatcctcaacacaggggcccctcaggggtgcgtgctcagtcccctcctgtactccctgttcacccatgactgcatggccaggcacgactccaacaccatcattaagattgccgacgacacaacagtggtaggtctgatcaccgacaacgatgagacagcctatagggaggaggtcagagacctggctgtgtggtgccaggataacaacctctccctcaacgtgaccaagacaaaggagatgattgtggactacaggaaaaggaccgagcacgcccccattctcatcgacagggctgtagtggagcaggttgagagcttcaagttccttggtgtccacatcaccaacaaactatcatggtccaaatacaccaagacagtcgtgaagagggcacgaccaagcctattccccctcgggagactgaaaagatttggcatgggttctcagatcctcaaagttctacatctgcaccatcgagagcatcctgactggttgcattactgcctggtatggtaactgcttggcctccgaccgcaagagggtagtgcgtgcggcccagtacatcactggggccaagcatcctgccatccagtacctctataccaggcggtgtcagaggaaggccctaaaaattgtcagactccagccaccctagtcatagaatgttctctctgctactgcacggcaagcggtactggagcgccaagtctaggtccaaaatacttctcaacagcttctacccccaagccataagactcctgaacagctaatcatggctacccggactatttgcattgtccccccccccctcttttacgctgctgctactctgtttattatctatgcatattcactttaactctacctacaggtacatattacctcgactaaccggtgcccccgcccattgcctctgtaccggtaccccctgtatataacctcgctactgttatttcccattgactctgtaccggtaccccctgtatatagcctccctactgttatttcccattgactctgtaccggtaccccctgtatatagcctccctactgttatttttattgttattttactgcttttattttctaattatctattgtttacttaaccaacaatgcagttaagaaaaataaatgttaagggcttgtaagtaagctttTCACTCTAAGGTCTATACCTGTagtatttggtgcatgtgacaaatataatttgatttgaatcGTTTACTGacaaaataaggggttaaatacctGAAgaaaaatgtttcctgatctttcttacatCTAAgacaggacagacacttcagaacaaacttcacTTATATTATTGTTTTGGGGACTATCTGTTCcctgtagtgaatctgttattcaatgtgtttgtatgggctaatagcagtaaggcccaaATCTTTTTTTTAATCAATCCTTTTTTGGGATACTTCAgggggtcttaaaattccaaatcaaatagcaaaatgatccttggtatgaccttaaaacaattctatatagcttagtagaaccttCCCCGGCATAGACTGAGTTTAGACTCATATGGGTTAAACACTGTCAAACTAAAGCTTGGTTTTAAGTATATCACCTGTGCTGTTGATTGGATCTTGTATGCTAAATGTAATATTGTTCTCTCAACAGGTGATTCAGACATCATCAGGAGTATGCCGGACCAGCCGCAGGGGGAGAAGTAGACATTTCAGACTCTTGTTGTTAGAAATAAACTTGGTTGAATGTTCTTTCTTTGGTCTGTCTTTCTCTTGTTAGTGAAACATTTAGCTACTTGTATTAGCCGTGTCAGGATATAAtggacagttgaagtcggaagtttacagacaccatagccaaatacatttaacctcagtttttcacaattcctgacatttaatcctagtaaaaattccctgtcttaggtcagttaggatcaccactttatattaagaatgtgaaatgtcagaataattgtagagagaatgatttatttcagcttttatttctttcattctttcatcacattcccagtgggtcagaagtttacatacactcaattagtatttggtagcattgccttcaaattgtttaacttgggtcaaacatttcggatagccttccacaagctgactgttgtccttaagccattttgccacaactttggaagtatgcttggggtcattgtccatttggaagacccatttgcaaccaagcgttaacttcctgactgatgtcttgagatgttgcttcaatatatccacataattttccttcctcatgatgccatctattttgtgaagtgcaccagtccctcctgcagcaaagcacccccacagcatgatgctgccacccccgtgcttcacggttgggatggtgttcttcggcttgcaaggcaccccctttttcctccaaacataacgatggtcaaacagttctacaTTACAAGGCAAAGGCTGCAATGTGTTGTATGTGCTGAAATGCATTCTGTAACCATTGAATTGGAAAAAGGGCAGcgtagcatttttttttttatgtacaaGAACTGCAGTTTGCATGTTTGGTCAGAGTGGTGTGTAGTCCAGAGAcccaggctagggttagggttagagtggtgtgtagtccagagacccaggctagggttagggttagagtggtgtgtagtccagagacccaggctagggttagggttagagtggtgtgtagtccagagacccaggctagggttagggttagagtggtgtgtagtccagagacccaggctagggttagggttagagtggtgtgtagtccagagacccgggttagggttagggttagagtggtgtgtagtccagagacccaggctagggttagggttagagtggtg is from Coregonus clupeaformis isolate EN_2021a unplaced genomic scaffold, ASM2061545v1 scaf0055, whole genome shotgun sequence and encodes:
- the LOC121556433 gene encoding 60S ribosomal protein L30, encoding MVAAKKTKKSLESINSRLQLVMKSGKYVLGYKQSQKMIRQGKAKLVILANNTPALRKSEVEYYAMLAKTGVHHYSGNNIELGTACGKYFRVCTLAIIDPGDSDIIRSMPDQPQGEK